Proteins found in one Plasmodium sp. gorilla clade G2 genome assembly, chromosome: 14 genomic segment:
- a CDS encoding GTP-binding protein, putative, translating to MDSTRISVWKKEIGPSLNDVFLKKDLDNIKHGNDEKKNNIYLNTINVNEKSNNNNNNNNISSSSSSRSGLVEKKEKYSDFICRDKFVFDMNITCFPNYMHKSSLNIKKKFDISDLIIEVRDARLPFTCTNDFIIDDLKKKLAMNDNNNNNNNNNNNKTNKKRIIILNKVDLIPRKLALKAQSLIEEKTNTVCLLTSSKYNKNISKIRDICKEMKPKFKSFGLFAMLIGLPNVGKSSIINSFKDITYNLSKYGYKNNKIAFEVNRKRVKTNVIAGTTKMIDTYKVSNNPLLYLIDTPGIFLPKLEDKEISLKLSSIGNTLDYKYDHMYVGDYILFILNKHKHYNYVKILGLDSPSNDIRFISNVISTKLNLCRNYKYLDINGGCRFFIDMFRLGLLGQVCLEPVPDKQDFITYLDFKSDEPLTLNSKKYPTPFRGLL from the coding sequence ATGGATTCCACGCGAATAAGTGTGTGGAAAAAGGAGATAGGACCATCATTGAATGAtgtgtttttaaaaaaagatttagataatataaaacacGGAAATGATGAAAAGAAGAACAACATATATTTGAATACCATAAATGTTAatgaaaaaagtaataataataataataataataatattagtagtagtagtagtagtagaaGTGGTTTGGttgagaaaaaagaaaaatatagcGATTTTATCTGTCGAGATAAATTTGTATTTGATATGAATATTACCTGTTTTCCAAATTATATGCATAAGTcatcattaaatataaaaaagaaatttgaTATAAGTGATTTAATTATAGAAGTTCGAGATGCAAGATTACCTTTTACATGTACTAATGATTTTATAATTGAtgatttaaagaaaaaactagcaatgaatgataataataataataataataataataataataataagacgAATAAAAAacgtattattatattaaacaaaGTAGATTTAATACCAAGAAAGTTAGCTTTAAAAGCTCAAAGTTTAattgaagaaaaaacaaataccGTGTGTTTATTAACTTCatctaaatataataaaaatatctcAAAAATTAGAGATATATGTAAAGAAATGAAACCAAAATTTAAAAGTTTTGGATTATTTGCTATGCTCATTGGTTTACCTAATGTAGGTAAATCTAGTATTATAAATTCATTTAAggatattacatataatttaagtaaatatggatataaaaataataaaatagctTTTGAAGTCAATAGAAAAAGAGTAAAAACAAATGTCATAGCTGGAACAACTAAAATGATTGATACTTATAAAGTCTCAAATAATCCTTTACTTTATTTAATAGATACACCAGGAATTTTTTTACCTAAATTAGAAGATAAAGAAATTTCCTTAAAATTAAGTTCGATTGGAAATACATTAGATTATAAATATGACCATATGTATGTTGgtgattatattttatttatacttaATAAACACaaacattataattatgttaaaatattAGGTTTAGATTCTCCATCTAATGATATTCGTTTTATATCTAATGTTATATCAACTAAACTAAATTTATgtagaaattataaatatttagatATTAATGGAGGTTGTAGGTTTTTTATAGATATGTTTAGATTAGGTTTATTAGGCCAAGTATGTTTAGAACCTGTACCAGATAAACAAGATTTTATCACTTATTTGGACTTCAAATCTGATGAACCACTAACTCTTAATTCGAAGAAATATCCAACACCATTCAGAGGTTTATTATAG
- a CDS encoding cGMP-dependent protein kinase translates to MEEDDNLKKGNERNKKKAIFSNDDFTGEDSLMEDHLELREKLSEDIDMIKTSLKNNLVCSTLNDNEILTLSNYMQFFVFKSGNLVIKQGEKGSYFFIINSGKFDVYVNDKKVKTMGKGSSFGEAALIHNTQRSATIIAETDGTLWGVQRSTFRATLKQLSNRNFNENRTFIDSVSVFDMLTEAQKNMITNACVIQNFKSGETIVKQGDYGDVLYILKEGKATVYINDEEIRVLEKGSYFGERALLYDEPRSATIIAKEPTACASICRKLLNIVLGNLQVVLFRNIMTEALQQSEIFKQFSGDQLNDLADTAIVRDYPANYHILHKDKIKSVKYIIVLEGKVELFLDDTSIGILSRGMSFGDQYVLNQKQTFKHTIKSLEVCKIALITETCLADCLGNNNIDASIDYNNKKSIIKKMYIFRYLTDKQCNLLIEAFRTTRYEEGDYIIQEGEVGSRFYIIKNGEVEIVKNKKRLRTLGKNDYFGERALLYDEPRTASVISKVNNVECWFVDKSVFLQIIQGPMLAHLEERIKMQDTKVEMDELETERIIGRGTFGTVKLVHHKPTKIRYALKCVSKKSIINLNQQNNIKLEREITAENDHPFIIRLVRTFKDSKYFYFLTELVTGGELYDAIRKLGLLSKSQAQFYLGSIILAIEYLHERNIVYRDLKPENILLDKQGYVKLIDFGCAKKVQGRAYTLVGTPHYMAPEVILGKGYGCTVDIWALGICLYEFICGPLPFGNDEEDQLEIFRDILTGQLTFPEYVTDTDSINLMKRLLCRLPQGRIGCSINGFKDIKDHPFFSNFNWDKLAGRLLDPPLISKSETYAEDIDIKQIEEEDAEDDEEPLNDEDNWDIDF, encoded by the exons atggaagaaGATGATAATCTAAAAAAAGG gaatgaaagaaataaaaagaaggCTATTTTTTCAAATGATGATTTTACAGGAGAAGATAGTTTAATGGAG gaTCATTTAGAACTTCGGGAAAAGCTTTCAGAAGATATTGATATGATAAAGACGtccttaaaaaataatttagttTGTAGTACATTAAACgataatgaaatattaacCCTGTCTAATTATATgcaattttttgtttttaaaagTGGAAATTTAGTAATAAAGCAAGGGGAAAAAG GGTCAtactttttcattattaatagCGGTAAATTTGATGTTTATGTAAATGATAAGAAAGTAAAAACCATGGGAAAAGGTAGTTCTTTTGGTGAAGCTGCATTAATTCATAATACCCAAAGAAGTGCAACTATAATTGCTGAAACTGACGGAACTCTATGGGGAGTTCAAAGAAGTACATTTAGAGCTACCCTAAAACAATTATCTAATAGAAATTTTAATGAGAACAGAACATTTATCGATTCTGTTTCAGTTTTTGATATGTTAACTGAGGCACAAAAAAACATGATTACTAATGCTTGTGTAATACAAAACTTTAAATCTGGTGAAACCATTGTTAAACAAGGGGATTATGGAGAtgtcttatatattttaaaagaaggAAAGGCTACGGTATATATTAACGATGAGGAGATAAGGGTTTTAGAAAAA GGTTCCTATTTCGGGGAAAGGGCTCTACTATATGATGAACCAAGAAGTGCAACAATCATTGCAAAGGAACCAACTGCTTGTGCATCCATTTGTaggaaattattaaatattgttTTAGGTAATTTACAAGTTGTTTTATTTCGTAATATTATGACTGAAGCTTTGCAACAGAGTGAAATTTTTAAACAGTTCAGTGGGGATCAATTAAACGATTTAGCAGATACCGCCATTGTTCGAGATTATCCAGctaattatcatatattacataaggataaaataaaatccgttaaatatataattgtattagAAGGTAAAGTAGAATTATTCCTTGATGATACATCTATTGGTATATTATCGAGAGGAATGTCTTTTGGAGATCAATATGTATTAAATCAGAAACAAACATTTAAACATACTATTAAATCATTAGAAGTTTGTAAAATTGCATTAATAACAGAAACATGTTTAGCTGATTGTTtaggaaataataatattgatgcatcaattgattataataataaaaaaagtattattaAGAAAATGTATATCTTTAGATATTTAACTGATAAACAATGTAATTTATTAATCGAAGCTTTTAGAACGACAAGATATGAAGAAGGagattatataatacaagaAGGAGAAGTAGGATCtagattttatattattaaaaatggaGAAGTAGAaatagtaaaaaataaaaaaaggttACGTACATTAGGaaaaaatgattattttGGAGAAAGAGctttattatatgatgaaCCAAGAACAGCTTCTGTTATAAGTAAAGTAAATAATGTTGAATGTTGGTTTGTTGATAAAAGCGTATTTTTACAAATTATTCAAGGACCTATGTTAGCACATTTGGaagaaagaataaaaatgcaAGATACTAAAGTAGAAATGGATGAATTAGAAACAGAAAGAATTATTGGTAGAGGTACATTCGGGACAGTTAAATTAGTTCATCATAAACCAACAAAAATAAGATATGCATTAAAATGTGTTAGtaaaaaaagtattattaatttaaatcaacaaaacaatataaaattagaaaGAGAAATAACAGCAGAAAATGATCATCCATTTATTATAAGATTAGTAAGAACATTTAAAgattcaaaatatttttattttttaacagAATTAGTTACAGGTGGAGAATTATATGATGCTATTAGAAAATTAGGATTGTTGTCTAAATCACAAGCTCAATTTTATTTAGGTTCTATCATTTTAGCTATTGAATATTTACATGAGAGAAATATTGTATATAGAGATTTAAAAccagaaaatattttattagataAACAAGGTTATGTAAAACTAATCGATTTTGGTTGTGCTAAAAAGGTACAAGGTAGAGCTTATACATTAGTAGGTACTCCTCATTATATGGCACCTGAAGTTATTTTAGGAAAAGGTTATGGATGTACTGTTGATATATGGGCATTAGGAATATGTctatatgaatttatatgTGGTCCATTACCATTTGgtaatgatgaagaagatcAATTAGAAATATTCCGTGATATATTAACAGGGCAACTTACATTTCCAGAATATGTTACAGATACAGATAGTATAAATTTGATGAAAAGACTTTTATGTAGATTACCTCAAGGAAGAATTGGTTGTTCAATAAATGGTTTTAAAGACATAAAAGATCATCCATTTTTCTCAAACTTCAATTGGGATAAATTAGCTGGTCGTTTGCTTGATCCTCCTTTAATATCAAAATCTGAAACGTATGCAGAAGATATTGATATTAAACAAATAGAGGAGGAGGACGCTGAGGATGATGAAGAACCACTGAATGATGAAGACAACTGGGACATagatttttaa
- a CDS encoding ATP-dependent Clp protease proteolytic subunit, with protein sequence MQGLLLFMLIICINFCKCTKIITRYNFITNKVNINRYKKKNNNKSQLYYSNNEHHKYSINIPSLLLSKRIIFLSSPIYPHISEQIISQLLYLEYESKRKPIHLYINSTGDIDNNKIINLNGITDVISIVDVINYISSDVYTYCLGKAYGIACILASSGKKGYRFSLKNSSFCLNQSYSIIPFNQATNIEIQNKEIMNTKKKVIEIISKNTEKDTNVISNILERDKYFNADEAVDFKLVDHILEKE encoded by the coding sequence ATGCAAGGcttgttattatttatgttaataatttgtataaatttttgtaaatgtacaaaaattataacgagatataattttattacaaACAAAGTCAATATAAacagatataaaaaaaaaaataataataaaagccaattatattattccaATAATGAGCATCACAAGTATAGCATAAATATACCTTCTTTACTTTTAtctaaaagaattatatttttatcatcacctATTTATCCTCATATATCAGAACAAATAATCTCCCagttattatatttagaaTATGAATCTAAAAGAAAAcctatacatttatatattaacagTACAGGtgatatagataataataaaataataaatttgaaTGGTATAACTGATGTAATATCAATAGTTGAtgtaattaattatatatcttcTGATGTGTATACTTATTGTCTAGGAAAAGCGTATGGAATTGCTTGTATATTAGCTAGCAGTGGAAAAAAAGGTTATCgcttttctttaaaaaactCCTCTTTTTGTTTAAATCAATCTTATTCTATCATACCCTTTAATCAAGCAACCAATATcgaaatacaaaataaagaaataatgaacaccaaaaaaaaagtaatagaAATCATTTCTAAAAATACAGAAAAAGATACAAATgttatttcaaatatattagaaagagataaatattttaatgcaGATGAAGCAGTAGATTTTAAATTGGTTGATCATATACTTGaaaaggaataa
- a CDS encoding histidine triad protein, putative — MEKYKNILEKLEWYKNKSSEKYEFGIYEIDKREVFITTKYSYGFVNNKPLLPGHILLTTLKKKKHYNDLDIEEIIDINLLCNFMCYIMGKLFNTTDFSIAIQDGKEAGQTVDHVHIHIIPRKINDYKNNDNIYKDMNKINLGYGKNIICTSCNNTINVCSQNEIEQNFKLEEFNTSIRSIEEMEEEANLIKSYINENFSS, encoded by the exons atggaaaaatataaaaatatcctTGAAAAATTAGAAtggtataaaaataagagctctgaaaaatatgaattcgGTATATATGAAATTGACAAAAGAGAGGTATTTATAACTACTAAATATTCTTATGgttttgtaaataataagCCCTTATTACCTGGTCACATATTATTAACtactttaaaaaagaaaaaacattaCAATGATTTAGATATAGAAGAAATTATcgatataaatttattatgtaattttatgtgttatattatggggaaattatttaatacaaCTGATTTCTCTATTGCTATTCAAGATGGTAAAGAAGCAGGACAAACAGTTGATCATGttcatattcatataataccAAGGAAAATTAATGATtacaaaaataatgataatatttataaagatatgaataaaattaaCTTAGgatatggaaaaaatattatatgtacttCTTGTAATAATACTATTAATGTATGTTCTCAAAATGAAATAGAACAAAATTTTAAACTGGAAGAATTCAa taCATCTATTAGATCAATTGAAGAAATGGAAGAGGAAGCTAACTTaattaaatcatatataaatgaaaatttctcatcttaa
- a CDS encoding N-acetyltransferase, putative, whose protein sequence is MNIFKQKENTPNTISQVLMNKHKGKFSEAIISIRELEEKDINEVRQLLYDHFNSLTLPAVIYWSIQHIYDLLVIIVINYIFFLDLKKIFYFLIIFLIYLYIRAKLEFLNHIRNDCPDLENLYKSYINVEGCNFWVAEVYDSNFGSASRTTCSDIHEREKILLEQEEQEKLLSNNNKGNDNNTLNEKNGEVDHKLLKTNLEKDEYNNDKENKVLDNVKENKENNINNNNKEDSKKDDKDNNKDDKKDNNKDDKKDINSNTTPDNNNNNNVCYNSNDQNNNNNQNKKVNVKENIKDTSSTQNVVEGKKNDNTCNEQNNDNKNKNNQLKKFSFFTNKKSNNDDNDNNENYMNEKKNKLLYNINEISNRHFIETRNNVSSGFNEISRNIFNCKKNCEEDFNKNVLNKKIVGCVGIVPFKGDNSIAQLVRMVVKKDKRRMRIGSRLLKQLENFAHEQNYNELKVFTNNLNTDSLYFVKQNGFNLSQIVRRGLMRGDLLIWSKILNKDDFYKFSSSEIKRYTNNILD, encoded by the exons atgaatatatttaagcAGAAAGAAAATACACCAAATACTATATCTCAAGTTTTGATga ATAAGCATAAAGGAAAATTTTCGGAAGCGATAATATCAATTAGAGaattagaagaaaaagatataaatgaagTGAGACAATTGTTGTATGATcattttaattctttaacGTTACCAGCAGTTATATATTGGTCAATACAACATATTTATGATTTATTAGTTATTATAgtgataaattatatattctttttggatttaaagaaaatattttattttcttataatatttttaatatatttatatataagagCCAAGTTAGAATTCTTAAATCATATAAGAAATGATTGCCCAGATTTGGAAAATTTGTATAAGAGTTACATTAACGTGGAAGGATGTAATTTTTGGGTAGCTGAAGTTTACGATAGTAATTTTGGTTCAGCTAGCCGAACAACATGTAGTGATATACatgaaagagaaaaaattttattagaaCAAGAAGAACAGGAAAAGTTATTAtccaataataataaaggaaATGATAATAACACACTAAATGAAAAGAATGGAGAAGTGGATCATAAATTACTTAAAACTAATTTAGAAaaagatgaatataataatgataaagaaaataaagttTTAGATAATGTGAAAGAAAATAAGGAAAACaatattaacaataataataaagaagataGTAAAAAGGatgataaagataataataaagatgataaaaaagacaataataaagatgataaaaaagacATTAATTCTAATACTACACccgataataataataataataatgtatgtTATAATTCCAatgatcaaaataataacaacaatcaaaataaaaaagttaatgttaaagaaaatataaaagatacaTCATCTACGCAGAATGTTGTtgagggaaaaaaaaatgataacacATGTAATGAgcaaaataatgataataagaataagaataatcaattaaaaaaatttagtttttttacaaataaaaaaagtaacaATGATGATAacgataataatgaaaattacatgaacgaaaaaaaaaataaactattatataacattaatGAAATATCAAATAGACACTTTATAGAAACCAGAAATAATGTTTCATCAGGATTTAATGAAATAagtagaaatatatttaattgcaaaaaaaattgtgaagaagattttaataaaaatgtcctaaacaaaaaaattgtaGGATGTGTAGGTATAGTACCATTTAAAGGTGATAATTCAATTGCGCAACTTGTTCGTATGGTTGTTAAAAAAGATAAGAGAAGAATGAGAATCGGTAGCAGATTATTAAAACAATTAGAAAATTTTGCACATgaacaaaattataatgaattaaaagTTTTTACCAATAATTTAAATACTGATAGCTTATATTTTGTTAAGCAAAATGGTTTTAATTTATCTCAAATCGTTAGGAGAGGTCTAATGAGAGGTGATTTATTAATATGGTCAAAAATACTTAATAAAgatgatttttataaatttagtTCATCAG AAATAAAGAGATATACGAATAATATCTTGGATTGA
- a CDS encoding ribonucleoside-diphosphate reductase, large subunit, putative, with translation MSDNIKRLPLPAENGEIKKTASGRLSDDGIKRTPSGKPIQTMYVLNRKGEEEDISFDQILKRIQRLSYGLHELVDPARVTQGVINGMYSGIKTCELDELAAQTCAYMATTHPDFSILAARITTDNLHKNTSDDIAEVAEALYTYKDVRGRPASLISKEVYYFILLHKDRLNKEIDYTRDFNYDYFGFKTLERSYLLRINNKIIERPQHLLMRVSIGIHIDDIDKALETYHLMSQKYFTHATPTLFNSGTPRPQMSSCFLLSMKADSIEGIFETLKQCALISKTAGGIGVAVQDIRGQNSYIRGTNGISNGLVPMLRVFNDTARYVDQGGGKRKGSFAVYIEPWHSDIFEFLDLRKNHGKEELRARDLFYAVWVPDLFMKRVKENKNWTLMCPNECPGLSETWGEEFEKLYTKYEEENMGKKTVLAQDLWFAILQSQIETGVPYMLYKDSCNAKSNQKNLGTIKCSNLCCEIIEYTSPDEVAVCNLASIALCKFVDLEKKEFNFKKLYEITKIITRNLDKIIERNYYPVKEAKTSNTRHRPIGIGVQGLADTFMLLRYPYESDAAKELNKRIFETMYYAALEMSVELASIHGPYESYQGSPASQGILQFDMWNAKVDNKYWDWDELKAKIRKHGLRNSLLLAPMPTASTSQILGNNESFEPYTSNIYYRRVLSGEFFVVNPHLLKDLFDRGLWDEDMKQQLIAHNGSVQYISEIPDDLKELYKTVWEIKQKNIIDMAADRGIFIDQSQSLNIYIQKPTFAKLSSMHFYGWEKGLKTGAYYLRTQAATDAIKFTVDTHVAKNAAKLKNAEGVQITREVSRETISTESTVTQNVCPLRRNNDEQCLMCSG, from the exons atgagtgataatattaaaagacTACCATTACCAGCAGAAAATggagaaattaaaaagacTGCATCAGGAAGATTAAGTGATGATGGTATTAAGAGAACCCCATCAGGTAAACCTATACAAACAATGTATGTGTTAAATAGAAAGGgagaagaagaagatataTCCTTTGATCAAATCTTAAAAAGAATACAAAGGTTATCATATGGTCTACATGAATTAGTAGATCCTGCTAGAGTCACACAAGGTGTAATAAATGGGATGTATAGTGGTATAAAAACCTGTGAATTAGATGAATTAGCTGCTCAAACATGTGCATATATGGCTACAACCCACCCtgatttttctatattagcTGCACGTATTACTACAGATAATTTGCACAAAAATACTAGTGATGATATTGCAGAAGTAGCTGAAGCTTTATATACTTACAAAGATGTTAGAGGTAGACCAGCTAGCTTAATTAGTAAGgaagtatattattttattttattacataaagatcgtttaaataaagaaatagatTACACTAGGGATTttaattatgattattttggATTTAAAACCTTGGAAAGATCTTATTTATTacgtattaataataaaattattgaaaGACCTCAACATTTATTAATGAGAGTTTCTATTGGTATACATATAGATGATATAGATAAAGCTCTAGAAACATATCATTTAATGTCTCAGAAATATTTCACCCATGCAACTCCtacattatttaattcaGGAACGCCCAGACCACAAATGTCTTCTTGTTTCTTATTATCGATGAAAGCAGATTCTATTGAAGGTATTTTTGAAACTCTAAAACAATGTGCTTTAATTAGTAAAACTGCAGGAGGTATTGGTGTAGCAGTACAAGACATAAGAGGACAAAATTCTTATATTAGAGGTACCAATGGAATATCTAATGGTTTAGTACCTATGTTAAGAGTTTTTAATGACACTGCAAGATATGTAGATCAAGGTGGAGGAAAACGTAAAGGATCTTTTGCTGTTTATATTGAACCATGGCATTCAgatatatttgaatttttagatttaagaaaaaatcaTGGAAAAGAAGAATTAAGAGCACGAGATTTATTTTATGCTGTATGGGTTCCTGATCTTTTTATGAAGAGagttaaagaaaataaaaattggaCTTTAATGTGTCCAAATGAATGTCCAGGTTTAAGTGAAACATGGGGTGAAGaatttgaaaaattatatactaaatatgaagaagaaaatatggGAAAAAAAACAGTTCTTGCTCAAGATTTATGGTTTGCTATATTACAAAGCCAAATAGAAACAGGTGTACCATATATGCTATATAAAGATTCTTGTAATGCTAAATCtaatcaaaaaaatttagGTACTATTAAATGTAGTAACTTATGTTGTGAAATTATAGAATATACATCCCCTGATGAAGTTGCTGTATGTAATTTGGCATCTATAGCTTTATGTAAATTTGTAGAtttggaaaaaaaagaatttaattttaaaaagttaTATGAAATTACTAAAATTATTACCAGAAATTTAGATAAAATTATAGAAAGAAATTATTACCCAGTCAAAGAGGCAAAAACATCCAATACTAGACACAGACCTATTGGTATTGGTGTACAAGGATTAGCAGATACATTTATGTTATTAAGATATCCATATGAATCTGATGCTGCAAAAGAATtgaataaaagaatatttgaAACAATGTACTATGCTGCTTTAGAAATGTCTGTTGAATTGGCTTCAATACATGGACCATATGAATCCTATCAAGGAAGTCCAGCTAGCCAAGGAATATTACAATTTGATATGTGGAATGCTAAAGTTGATAACAAATATTGGGATTGGGATGAATTAAAAGCTAAAATTCGTAAACATGGTTTAAGAAACTCATTATTATTAGCACCTATGCCAACTGCATCTACTTCACAAATTCTTGGAAATAATGAATCCTTTGAACCATATACtagtaatatttattatagaaGAGTTTTAAGTGGAGAATTTTTCGTTGTTAATCCTCATTTGTTAAAAGATTTATTTGACAGAGGTTTATGGGATGAAGACATGAAACAACAATTAATAGCTCACAATGGAAGTGTTCAATATATAAGTGAAATACCAGATGACTTAAAGGAGTTGTACAAAACAGTATGGGAAATTAAgcaaaagaatattattgATATGGCTGCAGACAGGGGTATTTTTATTGATCag TCCCAatctttaaatatttatattcaaaaaCCAACCTTTGCAAAACTATCAAGTATGCATTTCTATGGATGGGAAAAAGGATTGAAAACGGGAGCTTACTATTTAAGAACCCAAGCAGCCACAGATGCTATTAAATTTACTGTTGATACTCATGTTGCAAAAAATGCAGCAAAACTCAAAAATGCAGAGGGAGTACAAATTACAAGAGAAGTTTCCAGAGAAACAATTTCAACTGAATCAACCGTAACTCAAAATGTATGTCCTTTAAGACGTAATAATGATGAACAATGTTTAATGTGTTCAGgataa